A region from the Drosophila mauritiana strain mau12 chromosome 2L, ASM438214v1, whole genome shotgun sequence genome encodes:
- the LOC117150419 gene encoding protein rolling stone, which translates to MSKLQVIVHPVKKEFQRKSCGFDHDTPDDFVKSQWQSCTKSMAYLFYRWFMALFFVVVVIISMWPEADDESSYWLYFIYMTNWGIWMCMLTNVLGAVLVTIWHYHPEYADKLLNMKSYFSYFRLYWGMHIISLVLSIVITIIYWSILYDANESALDATNVLTHAFNSICMFIDLWIVAHPLRLLHIFLPVLFGVVFAIFSYIYHLCGGINKKGKPYIYYVIDWSKPQNAFITVVGVLLLSCCIYVLLFAFFKLRLFLHRRCRNANFVLPTSAKSNGQTNGLDDKSGNGIQHSPSRISMVLGNFAGYENQAYLPTGELSNKG; encoded by the exons ATGAGCAAACTACAGGTGATCGTGCACCCGGTGAAGAAAGAGTTCCAGCGCAAAAGCTGCGGCTTCGACCATGATACGCCCGATGATTTTGTCAAGTCTCAG TGGCAATCATGTACCAAGAGTATGGCCTATTTGTTTTATCGCTGGTTCATGGCCCTGTTCTTTGTGGTAGTGGTAATAATCTCAATGTGGCCAGAAGCGGATGATGAAAGCAGTTATTGGCTCTACTTTATCTACATGACCAACTGGGGCATATGGATGTGCATGTTGACCAACGTCTTGGGTGCTGTTCTAGTCACTATATGGCATTATCATCCAGAATATGCGG ATAAGCTGTTAAATATGAAGAGCTACTTTAGCTATTTCCGTTTGTATTGGGGTATGCACATCATATCTCTGGTCTTGTCCATCGTCATCACCATCATCTACTGGAGCATTCTATATGATG CTAATGAAAGCGCTTTGGACGCCACGAATGTACTCACTCATGCATTCAACTCGATTTGCATGTTCATCGATCTGTGGATTGTAGCTCATCCCCTGCGGTTGCTGCATATATTTCTGCCAGTGCTATTCGGAGTTGTATTTGCCATCTTTTCCTATATCTATCATTTGTGTGGTGGCATTAACAA GAAAGGCAAGCCTTATATCTACTATGTGATTGACTGGAGCAAACCTCAGAATGCCTTCATCACGGTCGTTGGCGTCCTTTTGTTGTCCTGTTGCATTTATGTGCTGCTTTTTGCCTTCTTCAAGCTGAGATTATTCCTCCATCGACGCTGTCGAAATGCAAATTTCGTACTGCCCACCAGTGCGAAATCAAATGGGCAAACTAATGGACTAGACGATAAATCCGGAAATGGAATTCAGCACTCACCATCTCGCATATCAATGGTATTGGGCAATTTCGCCGGCTATGAGAATCAGGCTTATTTGCCCACTGGCGAATTGTCGAATAAAGGCTAA
- the LOC117150420 gene encoding sex-regulated protein janus-B has product MEFAGKFLKPVWRPMMQVARLYCEKPMRSLVAFPVAKVESGKSKYMMAHVYIHGEMGSAKQVIRSLSKAKYHLDVYDELKKEAEAMGLCTQGLGGGYLVHDKEKKYIKLYGRSQALGKADHEAARELLQPIYNDHKIDAESGGMEP; this is encoded by the exons atGGAGTTTGCTGGAAAATTTCTTAAGCCCGTTTGGCGGCCAATGATGCAAG TGGCTCGACTTTATTGTGAGAAGCCGATGCGAAGTCTAGTCGCATTTCCTGTTGCCaaagtggaaagtggaaaatcGAAGTACATGATGGCCCACGTTTACATCCATGGGGAAATGGGCAGCGCCAAGCAGGTGATTCGCAGCCTTTCCAAGGCCAAGTACCATC TTGACGTATACGATGAGTTGAAAAAGGAGGCTGAGGCGATGGGCTTGTGCACCCAGGGTCTTGGAGGTGGTTACTTGGTACACGACAAGGAAAAGAAGTACATCAAGCTCTATGGAAGATCCCAGGCCCTGGGAAAGGCCGATCACGAAGCTGCCCGTGAGCTACTGCAACCCATCTATAACGATCACAAGATCGATGCTGAATCTGGTGGAATGGAACCCTAG
- the LOC117150221 gene encoding protein rolling stone yields MQLFDDFCKSFNKELQRANFGFAYNRVHLFYRSQWQKDEINTIYLLYRWIWALFFLGVYIMCVVVQFCDGKFFIYMTNWGFGLCTITMLISAVQVTCWHFDVRSTRSLVQESGHKAETSRGLKIYWWLYNMTLSLALIISTVYWVFLHGKMNKPMRFPAISIITHGMNSVMMLIDFLVIAFPLRILHMVYGMSLAILFFVFTLIYHLCGGTDEFGNHYVYPILDWNNPNRCMVTFVGIFVLIMCYWVLLFGLYKLKRMFNRAFSVVWSPHAVGLI; encoded by the exons ATGCAACTTTTCGACGACTTTTGCAAAAGCTTCAACAAGGAATTGCAAAGGGCGAATTTCGGCTTTGCGTACAATCGAGTTCACTTATTCTACAGATCTCAG TGGCAAAAAGATGAGATCAACACAATATACTTGCTCTACCGATGGATTTGGGCGCTGTTCTTCCTGGGCGTGTACATCATGTGCGTTGTCGTTCAGTTTTGCGATGGAAAGTTCTTCATCTACATGACCAACTGGGGATTCGGGCTCTGCACGATCACCATGCTGATCTCCGCCGTACAAGTCACCTGCTGGCACTTCGATGTGAGGAGCACCCGGAGCCTGGTACAGGAGTCCGGTCACAAGGCGGAGACGTCGAGGGGCCTGAAAATCTACTGGTGGCTCTACAATATGACACTGTCGCTGGCTCTGATCATATCAACAGTATACTGGGTGTTCCTCCATGGAAAAATGA ACAAGCCCATGCGATTCCCTGCCATCAGCATCATCACCCACGGCATGAATTCTGTGATGATGCTAATCGATTTCCTGGTCATTGCATTTCCGCTTAGGATACTGCACATGGTGTACGGGATGAGTCTGGCGATATTATTCTTTGTTTTCACGCTGATCTACCATTTATGCGGGGGAACAGATGA ATTTGGCAATCACTACGTGTATCCCATTCTGGATTGGAACAATCCCAACCGCTGTATGGTGACCTTTGTGGGCATCTTCGTGCTCATCATGTGCTACTGGGTGCTGCTCTTTGGACTCTACAAGTTGAAGAGAATGTTCAATAGGGCATTCAGTGTGGTTTGGTCTCCTCACGCTGTGGGCCTGATATGA
- the LOC117145011 gene encoding protein rolling stone has protein sequence MRDKSQEPCCLPLKEEFQRSKFSLHHDDPGVFCRSQWQKGDRNIIWLLYRWILAAFFAAGVIGSMVQTFNGGRWFIYLTDWGFSLCFYCCTYGAIIATIYFIKPSYFAPGSWALKIYWISHYTTVVLAMLITLVFWAALYPSMPGMGAELYNLWAHAFNSICLIFDCFMVAFPTRIMHFVYPFTAGITYGVFSLIYFWAGGIDPMGNRFIYFILDWERPGLAIGTVCGSVVLVSCFCVLVFGFYRLRISIYESCSKKPDEIPATTAPPKEPAQTV, from the exons ATGCGTGACAAGAGCCAGGAGCCATGTTGCCTGCCCCTGAAGGAGGAGTTCCAACGCTCCAAGTTCTCTCTGCATCACGATGATCCTGGCGTCTTCTGTCGCTCGCAATGGCAGAAGGGCGATCGGAATATCATCTGGCTGCTATACAGATGGATCCTGGCTGCTTTCTTCGCAGCCGGTGTGATCGGCAGCATGGTTCAGACCTTCAACGGTGGTCGCTGGTTCATTTATCTCACGGATTGGGGTTTTTCCCTGTGCTTTTATTGCTGCACCTATGGCGCCATAATCGCCACCATCTACTTCATAAAGCCCTCCTATTTCG CTCCTGGCAGTTGGGCTCTGAAGATCTACTGGATATCCCACTACACCACTGTAGTCCTAGCCATGCTGATCACCCTGGTCTTCTGGGCCGCCCTTTATCCTT CCATGCCAGGAATGGGTGCTGAGCTGTACAACTTGTGGGCCCATGCGTTTAACTCCATTTGCCTGATCTTCGATTGCTTTATGGTGGCCTTCCCCACCAGAATTATGCACTTTGTGTATCCCTTTACGGCTGGCATTACCTATGGAGTGTTCTCCTTGATCTACTTCTGGGCTGGCGGCATAGATCC AATGGGAAATCGCTTCATCTACTTCATCTTGGACTGGGAGCGACCAGGTCTGGCCATTGGCACTGTATGTGGAAGTGTGGTTCTGGTCAGCTGCTTTTGTGTGTTGGTCTTTGGTTTCTACAGATTACGTATCTCTATTTACGAATCGTGCAGCAAGAAGCCTGATGAAATTCCAGCCACTACTGCTCCGCCCAAAGAACCAGCACAAACTGTTTGA
- the LOC117145020 gene encoding protein rolling stone, whose protein sequence is MVDANTESCCQPLKEEFRRSKFSLHHEDPGVFCRSQWQNGERNLIWVLYRWALAAFFAAGVIGSMMQDFNGGRWFIFLTDWGFTLCLFTCTYGAVIATIYYFNQSYFAPGHCALKIYWISHYTTSVLSMLITTVFWAALSSTMPEVAGELYNLWCHAFNSICMVFDCFMVAYPNRLMHFVYPFSVVLIFLLHSLIYYWAGGTDMDGNRFIYFALDWARPGLAIGFVCASLALICCFSLVAFGIYRLRMSMYNCCGKRKEEAPALKATPNESSPTV, encoded by the exons ATGGTTGATGCGAACACAGAGTCCTGCTGCCAGCCTCTAAAGGAGGAGTTTCGGCGGTCAAAGTTCTCGCTGCACCATGAAGATCCTGGAGTCTTTTGCCGATCGCAATGGCAGAATGGAGAGCGGAATTTAATCTGGGTTTTGTATAGATGGGCTTTGGCTGCTTTCTTTGCCGCTGGAGTCATTGGCAGCATGATGCAGGATTTCAATGGCGGTCGATGGTTTATTTTTCTCACGGATTGGGGATTTACACTGTGTCTATTTACCTGCACTTACGGGGCTGTAATCGCCACTATTTACTACTTCAATCAATCTTATTTTG CTCCCGGACATTGTGCTCTAAAAATTTACTGGATCTCACACTACACCACGTCGGTATTATCCATGTTGATTACCACCGTCTTCTGGGCTGCTCTATCATCAA CCATGCCAGAAGTGGCAGGTGAGCTTTACAACTTGTGGTGCCATGCATTCAACTCGATCTGCATGGTCTTCGATTGCTTTATGGTGGCCTATCCTAACCGTCTTATGCACTTTGTGTATCCCTTTTCGGTGGTGCTTATATTCCTGTTGCATTCCCTTATTTACTATTGGGCCGGCGGAACCGACAT GGACGGTAATCGTTTTATCTACTTCGCCCTGGATTGGGCTCGACCTGGTCTGGCGATTGGATTCGTTTGCGCGAGTTTGGCATTGATCTGTTGCTTTTCCCTCGTGGCCTTTGGAATTTACAGGCTGCGGATGTCAATGTACAACTGTTGTGGCAAAAGGAAGGAGGAAGCACCAGCCTTAAAAGCTACGCCCAATGAATCATCTCCAACTGTTTAG
- the LOC117145000 gene encoding COP9 signalosome complex subunit 2, translating into MSDNDDDFMCDDDEDYGLEYSEDSNSEPDVDLENQYYNSKALKEEEPKAALASFQKVLDLENGEKGEWGFKALKQMIKINFRLCNYDEMMVRYKQLLTYIKSAVTRNHSEKSINSILDYISTSKNMALLQNFYETTLDALRDAKNDRLWFKTNTKLGKLYFDRSDFTKLQKILKQLHQSCQTDDGEDDLKKGTQLLEIYALEIQMYTVQKNNKKLKALYEQSLHIKSAIPHPLIMGVIRECGGKMHLREGEFEKAHTDFFEAFKNYDESGSPRRTTCLKYLVLANMLMKSGINPFDSQEAKPYKNDPEILAMTNLVNSYQNNDINEFETILRQHRSNIMADQFIREHIEDLLRNIRTQVLIKLIRPYKNIAIPFIANALNIEPAEVESLLVSCILDDTIKGRIDQVNQVLQLDKINSSASRYNALEKWSNQIQSLQFAVVQKMA; encoded by the exons ATGTCCGACAACGACGATGACTTTATGTGCGACGATGATGAGGACTATGGATTG GAATATTCCGAGGATAGCAACTCGGAACCGGATGTGGATCTGGAGAATCAGTACTACAACAGCAAGGCTCTGAAGGAGGAGGAGCCCAAGGCggcgttggccagtttccaGAAGGTGCTCGACCTGGAAAATGGCGAAAAAGGAGAGTGGGGTTTCAAGGCGCTGAAGCAGATGATCAAGATCAACTTTAGGCTG TGCAACTACGATGAAATGATGGTGCGCTATAAGCAGCTACTCACCTACATCAAGAGTGCCGTCACCAGGAACCATTCGGAAAAGAGCATCAATTCGATCCTGGACTACATATCCACATCGAAGAAT ATGGCACTGCTCCAAAACTTTTACGAAACCACTCTGGATGCTTTGCGGGATGCCAAAAACGATCGGCTGTGGTTTAAGACCAACACCAAACTGGGCAAACTCTACTTCGACCGCAGTGACTTCACCAAGCTGCAGAAGATACTAAAGCAGTTGCATCAAAGCTGTCAGACGGACGATGGCGAGGACGACCTGAAGAAGGGCACCCAGCTCCTGGAAATCTATGCCCTGGAGATTCAGATGTATACGGTGCAGAAGAACAACAAGAAACTTAAGGCTCTCTATGAACAGTCACTCCACATCAAGTCGGCCATTCCCCATCCCCTCATCATGGGTGTGATCCGTGAGTGCGGCGGTAAAATGCATCTACGAGAAGGGGAGTTCGAAAAGGCGCACACGGATTTCTTTGAGGCTTTCAAGAACTACGATGAGAGCGGATCGCCGCGCAGAACCACTTGCCTAAAGTACTTGGTGTTGGCCAACAT GCTGATGAAATCAGGCATAAATCCCTTTGACTCACAGGAAGCCAAACCGTATAAGAATGATCCAGAAATCCTTGCTATGACAAACCTAGTAAATTCCTATCAAAACAACGACATCAATGAGTTTGAAACCATCTTGAGGCAACATCGCAGCAATATCATGGCCGATCAGTTTATACGTGAACACATCGAGGACTTGCTGCGTAACATTCGCACCCAGGTTCTTATAAAACTTATTAGGCCCTATAAGAACATCGCTATACCCTTTATAGCCAATGCACTGAACATAGAGCCAGCTGAGGTAGAAAGCCTGCTGGTTTCCTGCATTCTGGATGA CACAATCAAGGGGCGCATCGACCAGGTGAATCAGGTGCTGCAGCTGGACAAGATCAACAGCAGTGCCTCGCGGTACAATGCCCTGGAAAAATGGTCCAACCAAATCCAATCGCTGCAGTTCGCTGTGGTCCAGAAAATGGCCTAA
- the LOC117150293 gene encoding UPF0585 protein CG18661 isoform X1, which yields MSLTKRFLHILPRCSFAKRSHPSADRNSQPISEALLSQVDKTTQNLQLLEIASGSGQHAGFLAPLLPNISFQPTEYERNQFGSIAAYAGECPTGNIRPPFHVDITRDPGDWEATPAPASYDYMFNSNMMHISPWACSIGLFRAAGQLLKKGGRMFTYGPYAQDGILVPQSNVDFDRSLRQRDASWGVRDIKDLKVLAAENGLQLEKLVEMPSNNKFLTWLKL from the exons ATGAG CCTGACCAAGCGATTCCTGCACATCCTTCCCCGTTGCAGCTTCGCCAAGAGATCGCATCCCTCGGCGGATCGCAATTCGCAACCGATTTCGGAGGCGCTACTCTCTCAAGTGGACAAAACCACCCAGAATTTGCAATTGCTGGAGATTGCTTCCGGCTCGGGACAACATGCGGGATTCCTGGCACCACTGCTGCCCAACATCAGCTTCCAGCCGACGGAGTATGAAAGGAATCAGTTCGGTTCGATTGCTGCCTACGCAGGGGAGTGTCCCACTGGAAATATACGCCCGCCATTCCATGTGGACATCACCCGGGATCCCGGGGACTGGGAGGCTACCCCAGCACCTGCCAGCTACGACTACATGTTCAACTCGAACATGATGCACATCAGTCCGTGGGCCTGCTCCATAGGACTATTCCGGGCTGCCGGACAGCTATTGAAGAAGGGCGGCAGGATGTTCACCTATGGACCATATGCACAAGACGGCATACTCGTTCCCCAAAGCAATGTGGACTTCGATCGCAGCCTGCGACAGAGGGACGCCTCCTGGGGCGTTCGCGACATTAAGGACCTGAAGGTCTTGGCGGCCGAAAATGGCCTGCAGCTGGAAAAGCTCGTGGAGATGCCGTCAAACAACAAGTTCCTGACCTGGCTAAAGCTATAA
- the LOC117150293 gene encoding UPF0585 protein CG18661 isoform X2 encodes MSFAKRSHPSADRNSQPISEALLSQVDKTTQNLQLLEIASGSGQHAGFLAPLLPNISFQPTEYERNQFGSIAAYAGECPTGNIRPPFHVDITRDPGDWEATPAPASYDYMFNSNMMHISPWACSIGLFRAAGQLLKKGGRMFTYGPYAQDGILVPQSNVDFDRSLRQRDASWGVRDIKDLKVLAAENGLQLEKLVEMPSNNKFLTWLKL; translated from the exons ATGAG CTTCGCCAAGAGATCGCATCCCTCGGCGGATCGCAATTCGCAACCGATTTCGGAGGCGCTACTCTCTCAAGTGGACAAAACCACCCAGAATTTGCAATTGCTGGAGATTGCTTCCGGCTCGGGACAACATGCGGGATTCCTGGCACCACTGCTGCCCAACATCAGCTTCCAGCCGACGGAGTATGAAAGGAATCAGTTCGGTTCGATTGCTGCCTACGCAGGGGAGTGTCCCACTGGAAATATACGCCCGCCATTCCATGTGGACATCACCCGGGATCCCGGGGACTGGGAGGCTACCCCAGCACCTGCCAGCTACGACTACATGTTCAACTCGAACATGATGCACATCAGTCCGTGGGCCTGCTCCATAGGACTATTCCGGGCTGCCGGACAGCTATTGAAGAAGGGCGGCAGGATGTTCACCTATGGACCATATGCACAAGACGGCATACTCGTTCCCCAAAGCAATGTGGACTTCGATCGCAGCCTGCGACAGAGGGACGCCTCCTGGGGCGTTCGCGACATTAAGGACCTGAAGGTCTTGGCGGCCGAAAATGGCCTGCAGCTGGAAAAGCTCGTGGAGATGCCGTCAAACAACAAGTTCCTGACCTGGCTAAAGCTATAA
- the LOC117150291 gene encoding trypsin-1, producing MRSSIGLTGMAKTILQLFLCGILLVNLSLGATVRRPRLDGRIVGGQVASIKDIPYQVSLQRSYHFCGGSLIAQGWVLTAAHCTEGSAILLSKVRIGSSRTSVGGQLVGIKRVHRHPKFDAYTIDFDFSLLELEEYSAKNVTQAFVGLPEQDADIADGTPVLVSGWGNTQSAQETSAVLRSVTVPKVSQTQCTEAYGNFGSITDRMLCAGLPEGGKDACQGDSGGPLAADGVLWGVVSWGYGCARPNYPGVYSRVSAVRDWIGSVSGI from the coding sequence ATGCGATCGAGCATTGGATTGACCGGCATGGCAAAGACGATTCTTCAACTGTTTCTATGCGGGATTCTCCTGGTAAATCTGAGCTTGGGAGCCACTGTGAGGCGCCCTCGCCTGGATGGACGCATCGTGGGCGGCCAGGTGGCTAGCATAAAGGACATTCCCTATCAGGTCTCCCTGCAGCGTAGCTATCACTTCTGTGGTGGCTCCTTGATCGCTCAGGGCTGGGTGCTCACTGCTGCCCACTGCACTGAAGGATCGGCCATACTCTTATCCAAAGTTCGCATTGGCTCCTCGCGGACTTCTGTGGGCGGTCAGTTGGTGGGCATCAAGCGAGTCCATCGACATCCCAAATTCGATGCCTACACCATTGACTTTGACTTTTCGCTGCTCGAGCTGGAGGAATATAGTGCCAAGAACGTGACGCAGGCTTTCGTTGGGCTTCCCGAACAGGATGCGGACATTGCCGACGGTACTCCGGTCCTGGTCTCCGGCTGGGGAAACACGCAGAGCGCCCAGGAGACCTCAGCCGTCCTGCGGTccgttacggtgcccaaagtCAGTCAGACGCAGTGCACGGAGGCTTATGGCAACTTTGGCAGCATCACGGATCGCATGCTCTGCGCCGGATTGCCGGAGGGCGGCAAGGACGCCTGCCAAGGTGACTCCGGAGGACCACTCGCTGCTGATGGTGTCCTTTGGGGCGTGGTCTCCTGGGGCTACGGCTGTGCCCGACCAAACTATCCCGGCGTTTACTCGCGCGTCTCTGCGGTTCGTGACTGGATTGGCTCTGTTAGTGGCATTTGA